From the Priestia koreensis genome, one window contains:
- a CDS encoding alpha/beta hydrolase yields MKLWRKIIVISLLVVLFIPLVIFSYHTYQLYRERELLEEVGNKVSFGKKHLNVYTEGKGEKTFVFMSGSGIAAPIWELRGLYQRFSKDNKIAVVERAGYGYSSIFEDRRDLDQILEQSRKALRKSGIKPPYVLVPHSISGLEAIYWAQKYPNEVQAIIALDIGLPEQYATYKMKKAQRLQIAFMNGLTKLGLQRLFPSATYDPEVIKQHFLTDKEKERFKAISYKQAFNNDIKQELLKTEMNAKKSVSLPPPTETPILFFSAYTKENKVTKKKEADYQRYAKKLRNAKVERVKGKHAIYLYKPSLIYKEAIAFINEDVSKGR; encoded by the coding sequence GTGAAGTTATGGAGAAAAATTATTGTCATTAGTCTGTTAGTGGTATTGTTTATTCCACTCGTGATCTTTTCTTATCACACCTACCAGCTTTATAGGGAGCGAGAACTGCTAGAGGAAGTAGGAAATAAGGTTTCCTTCGGCAAGAAACATTTGAATGTGTATACCGAAGGAAAAGGTGAAAAAACCTTTGTATTTATGTCAGGATCAGGAATCGCAGCTCCGATATGGGAATTAAGAGGGTTGTATCAACGTTTCTCAAAAGATAATAAAATAGCGGTAGTAGAGAGGGCAGGTTACGGATACAGTAGTATTTTTGAGGATAGGCGTGATTTAGATCAGATTCTTGAGCAATCAAGGAAAGCCCTTAGAAAGTCCGGAATAAAGCCTCCTTACGTTCTTGTCCCGCATTCGATCTCTGGATTGGAAGCGATCTACTGGGCACAAAAATATCCTAATGAAGTTCAAGCAATTATTGCGTTAGATATTGGATTGCCCGAACAATATGCAACATATAAAATGAAGAAGGCTCAGCGACTTCAAATTGCGTTCATGAATGGACTGACGAAACTAGGGCTTCAACGACTGTTTCCAAGTGCTACCTATGATCCAGAGGTGATCAAACAGCATTTCCTAACCGATAAAGAAAAAGAACGATTTAAGGCGATTTCATATAAGCAAGCTTTCAACAACGATATCAAGCAGGAGCTCTTAAAAACGGAGATGAATGCAAAAAAATCTGTCTCTCTACCACCTCCAACTGAGACACCTATTCTCTTTTTTTCTGCGTACACGAAAGAGAATAAAGTCACAAAGAAAAAAGAAGCGGACTATCAACGGTATGCGAAGAAACTTCGGAACGCAAAAGTAGAGCGAGTGAAAGGAAAACATGCAATCTATTTATATAAACCGTCACTCATTTATAAGGAAGCGATTGCATTTATAAATGAGGACGTAAGTAAAGGACGTTGA
- a CDS encoding response regulator transcription factor, whose protein sequence is MGGYQILLVEDDLQIGQLLKGILAAKGYNVRWSQDGADISGHVSKVDLVIMDVMLPLEDGYQLSKKIKQVSHQIPIIFLTARSDIESKLKGLEIGEDYLAKPFDPRELLVRMEKLLHHAYGEVLIIQHLKISCDRQQLFNEDGLEIFLTPTERKIFFYLYENRDCILTKEHFFEYIWPLEDRNPSILNVHMKKLRTKIRDENGQIIQTIYGEGYRLNSRIRT, encoded by the coding sequence ATGGGAGGCTATCAAATATTACTCGTAGAAGACGATCTGCAAATTGGTCAATTATTAAAAGGTATTTTAGCAGCAAAAGGATATAACGTACGATGGTCACAAGACGGAGCGGATATTAGTGGTCATGTGTCTAAGGTAGATCTTGTCATTATGGATGTAATGCTACCGCTAGAAGACGGGTATCAATTATCAAAGAAAATTAAGCAAGTGAGCCATCAGATTCCCATTATTTTTTTAACTGCGAGAAGTGATATTGAAAGTAAATTAAAAGGGCTTGAGATAGGTGAAGACTATCTTGCAAAGCCTTTTGATCCTAGAGAACTACTGGTGAGAATGGAGAAACTGTTACATCATGCTTACGGAGAGGTTCTCATAATTCAGCATTTGAAAATAAGTTGTGATCGTCAGCAACTATTTAATGAAGACGGTCTTGAAATTTTTTTAACGCCAACGGAACGAAAGATTTTTTTCTATTTGTATGAAAATCGAGACTGTATTTTAACGAAGGAACACTTTTTCGAATACATATGGCCGCTAGAAGATCGCAACCCTAGCATCTTAAATGTGCATATGAAAAAACTGCGAACGAAGATTAGAGATGAAAACGGACAAATCATTCAAACGATTTACGGAGAAGGATACCGACTAAATTCGAGGATTCGAACATGA
- a CDS encoding sensor histidine kinase, with protein MKLKHKYQFMLLIVMISVPLSLLLANFVMLGIYRLVYEGKSSSVPFHESFAYPGMIVLFMLALVSLIFLFSRSIHSLLIKIGLLDQTIRELAGNKQVPEKVTVEREDELGSLVHSVNALIERTSWRELALEQEMNIRKEMIRKLRHDFNTPLTTMKLQLFYLEEAEEHSKQEIIHAMNQQIEHMARLTDDLSMMSVNTLEYVVKEDVDVELVLQNTISKWNYLFHQSKMELLYKSDGKPFSWMGNQLLFQRILDNVLQNILKHAEATKTTISVQNFVVTIEDNGVGFDCTNDHKGLGLKIIADITQLLNVKYFLRSDPLGTTFTFQLEETNKGQT; from the coding sequence ATGAAGCTCAAACATAAATATCAGTTCATGCTTTTAATCGTAATGATCAGTGTTCCTCTGTCTTTACTTCTTGCAAACTTTGTGATGCTAGGCATCTATCGTCTTGTTTATGAGGGGAAAAGTTCGAGCGTACCCTTTCATGAATCGTTCGCTTATCCTGGAATGATTGTCTTATTTATGCTAGCGCTTGTTTCACTCATTTTTCTTTTCTCGCGGTCTATTCATTCCTTACTAATAAAGATTGGTTTGCTTGATCAAACGATCCGGGAACTAGCAGGCAATAAGCAAGTCCCAGAAAAAGTGACCGTTGAGAGAGAGGACGAACTAGGAAGCTTAGTACATTCAGTGAATGCATTAATCGAGCGCACCTCTTGGAGGGAACTAGCATTAGAGCAAGAAATGAACATTCGGAAAGAAATGATTCGTAAACTTCGACATGATTTTAATACGCCTTTAACAACTATGAAGCTACAACTTTTTTATTTAGAAGAGGCGGAAGAACATTCAAAGCAGGAGATTATTCACGCTATGAATCAGCAAATCGAGCATATGGCACGTTTAACAGATGATCTAAGCATGATGTCTGTTAACACACTAGAGTATGTAGTAAAAGAAGACGTAGACGTGGAGTTAGTGCTTCAAAATACAATCAGTAAATGGAATTATCTCTTTCATCAAAGTAAGATGGAGCTTTTATATAAAAGTGACGGAAAGCCGTTTAGCTGGATGGGAAATCAGCTTTTGTTTCAGCGCATTTTAGATAATGTTCTTCAAAATATTTTAAAACACGCGGAGGCAACGAAAACGACGATTTCGGTTCAAAATTTTGTTGTTACGATTGAAGATAACGGAGTAGGATTTGATTGTACGAATGATCATAAAGGGCTGGGACTGAAAATTATTGCTGATATTACGCAGTTGCTAAACGTAAAATATTTCCTTCGTTCTGATCCACTTGGGACAACCTTTACGTTCCAATTAGAAGAAACAAACAAAGGCCAAACCTAA
- a CDS encoding DUF3298 and DUF4163 domain-containing protein, which translates to MKKVLAGTVAASLLLGFGAASTSHASTMTQPKAVQSLDPIKGQIGTLTVKTDTQMWKKEKDGSLTKARMLKAGEEVRVFSMIDDMYYVGSYQYVKPGTSVTYSAVPQQEPVKVVKKMYKNKISYPQVTGMVNTQAQARINRVLSMHAERSYNASVSLKKEESKAKKDYDGSYPWYAWEYYNSYEIKFNMQGKLSVMMNDGEYTGGAHGIYWLKSYNFDTNTGERYSLGTVINHKNSAVQQYAFNYMMNQNGMFDVEKLSDVKIDESRPFYFQTRGIGIMFQPYEVGPYAAGTPAIFIPHTLYTK; encoded by the coding sequence ATGAAAAAAGTATTAGCAGGAACGGTCGCAGCATCATTATTATTAGGATTTGGTGCAGCATCTACATCACATGCATCCACGATGACACAGCCAAAAGCAGTACAAAGCCTAGATCCCATTAAAGGACAAATCGGTACATTAACGGTCAAAACCGACACGCAAATGTGGAAAAAGGAAAAGGACGGCTCGTTAACAAAAGCGCGCATGCTAAAAGCAGGTGAAGAAGTTCGCGTATTCTCCATGATCGATGACATGTATTATGTGGGAAGTTATCAATATGTGAAGCCAGGAACTTCCGTTACGTACAGCGCAGTACCACAGCAAGAGCCTGTTAAAGTCGTGAAGAAGATGTACAAAAACAAAATTTCATATCCTCAAGTAACGGGAATGGTGAACACACAAGCACAAGCTCGAATTAACCGCGTCCTCTCCATGCATGCAGAGCGTTCGTACAATGCATCTGTATCACTGAAAAAAGAAGAATCGAAAGCGAAGAAAGATTACGATGGAAGCTACCCGTGGTACGCTTGGGAGTATTATAATTCCTATGAAATCAAGTTTAATATGCAAGGCAAGCTAAGCGTGATGATGAATGACGGTGAGTATACTGGCGGTGCACACGGAATCTATTGGCTAAAATCCTATAACTTCGACACAAATACCGGTGAACGCTACAGCTTAGGTACAGTGATCAACCATAAAAATAGTGCGGTACAGCAATATGCCTTTAACTACATGATGAACCAAAACGGCATGTTTGACGTCGAAAAACTCTCAGACGTTAAAATTGATGAATCTCGCCCGTTCTACTTCCAAACGCGCGGCATCGGCATCATGTTCCAACCATATGAAGTCGGTCCATACGCAGCAGGCACACCAGCAATCTTTATTCCTCATACGTTATATACGAAATAA
- a CDS encoding DUF3888 domain-containing protein has translation MKKLLVLCGLSFLMWTHPVSAKETSSYDVKGMEKAIDHMIVDQFQDELQDAVVDFYKRDTVKLQYDWKEQRYDVVELEQSKEGHKLQYPYVVTFNVLVYDSEKKERIGTDTLTFGVVPVTSKETAKKQGKMFSVAKLLNYRHGEPLQ, from the coding sequence ATGAAGAAGTTACTCGTTTTGTGTGGGTTGTCTTTCTTGATGTGGACTCATCCCGTCTCGGCAAAGGAAACGTCATCCTACGATGTCAAAGGAATGGAGAAAGCGATCGACCATATGATAGTCGATCAGTTTCAAGATGAGCTCCAGGATGCCGTCGTAGATTTTTATAAACGGGACACTGTGAAGCTTCAGTATGATTGGAAAGAACAACGCTATGACGTGGTTGAGTTAGAACAATCCAAAGAAGGGCACAAGTTACAGTATCCTTATGTCGTGACGTTTAATGTTCTCGTATACGACAGCGAGAAAAAAGAGAGAATCGGGACAGATACGCTTACATTTGGTGTGGTTCCCGTAACATCTAAGGAAACGGCGAAAAAACAAGGGAAAATGTTCAGCGTGGCAAAGCTCTTGAACTATCGTCACGGAGAACCGCTACAATAA
- a CDS encoding DUF3298 and DUF4163 domain-containing protein, which yields MKKWLTACIVMFMLIGISSPALTQAKVMWGNQEVVKGQIGKATVVKATDLFKKQGNGKYVKVRTLKAGEAVRVFSSTSTMYYVGSSQYVKKSANVKYQVLPASVKQQFGVTVTKKSYKGMTYPQVQGLASKQAEARVNRTLLMHAQRSYNASVQLKKQEVEDKKDWGNDPYWFPYSYYQTYELKYNAENKLSVIMYDGTYMGGAHGIEWATGYNFDLNTGNRYSLTGVLKNHTYDAEDYIYNKLVYDDNYFVEDRDDITVNNDNAFYFQNNGVAIMFTEYEIGPYSMGMPAIFVPSTVYNY from the coding sequence ATGAAAAAATGGTTAACTGCATGCATAGTAATGTTCATGCTTATTGGCATTTCATCACCTGCATTAACACAAGCAAAAGTAATGTGGGGAAATCAAGAAGTGGTAAAAGGACAAATTGGGAAAGCAACGGTCGTAAAAGCAACTGATTTGTTCAAGAAACAAGGAAATGGAAAATACGTAAAAGTACGTACACTAAAAGCCGGCGAAGCGGTGCGCGTCTTTTCATCAACGAGTACGATGTATTATGTCGGAAGTTCACAATACGTGAAAAAAAGTGCAAACGTAAAGTATCAAGTGCTTCCTGCTTCCGTTAAACAGCAGTTCGGTGTAACCGTAACGAAGAAAAGCTATAAAGGTATGACCTATCCGCAAGTGCAGGGTCTTGCAAGCAAACAAGCTGAGGCACGCGTTAATCGCACGTTGCTTATGCATGCACAGCGCTCCTACAATGCAAGTGTTCAATTAAAAAAGCAAGAAGTAGAAGATAAAAAGGATTGGGGAAATGACCCTTACTGGTTTCCTTATAGCTACTACCAAACGTATGAACTAAAGTATAACGCAGAAAATAAGCTAAGTGTCATTATGTATGACGGCACCTATATGGGTGGCGCTCACGGTATAGAATGGGCAACAGGTTACAATTTTGATCTAAATACAGGAAATCGTTACAGTCTTACGGGCGTGTTGAAAAATCATACGTATGATGCCGAGGACTATATCTACAACAAGCTTGTATACGACGACAATTACTTCGTTGAAGACAGGGACGATATTACAGTCAACAATGATAACGCCTTTTACTTCCAAAATAATGGCGTTGCGATTATGTTCACCGAATATGAAATTGGACCTTATTCAATGGGAATGCCAGCCATTTTTGTTCCAAGTACTGTTTACAACTATTAA
- the rpiA gene encoding ribose-5-phosphate isomerase RpiA translates to MNEKQLVGEKAVEYVKDGMIVGLGTGSTVYYTILKLGKLVQEGLQIKGIPTSVQTAMLAKELNIPLVELKDVEHIDVAIDGADEVDGQAALIKGGGGALLREKIIARASKMFVVVADAKKNVQTLGKFSLPVEVVPFGFEMTARHIAKLGCEPVLRLNAAGEAFISDNGNYILDCPFPQIDRPAELERTLNMIPGVVENGLFVEMADVVITVDEHQQVKVTTV, encoded by the coding sequence ATGAATGAGAAGCAGCTTGTAGGAGAAAAAGCGGTGGAGTATGTGAAGGATGGTATGATCGTTGGGCTCGGCACGGGATCGACCGTTTACTATACCATTTTAAAGCTCGGAAAGCTTGTGCAAGAAGGTCTTCAAATTAAAGGTATTCCAACATCTGTGCAAACAGCGATGTTAGCAAAAGAGTTAAACATTCCACTCGTAGAGCTAAAAGACGTTGAGCACATTGACGTTGCGATTGATGGAGCAGATGAAGTGGATGGTCAAGCAGCGCTGATTAAAGGTGGAGGCGGTGCGCTTTTACGCGAGAAAATCATTGCACGCGCTTCCAAAATGTTCGTTGTGGTAGCCGATGCGAAGAAAAATGTGCAAACGCTTGGGAAGTTTTCTCTTCCGGTCGAAGTCGTTCCATTTGGATTCGAAATGACGGCTCGTCATATTGCAAAGCTAGGCTGTGAACCCGTTCTTCGGCTGAATGCAGCAGGAGAAGCGTTCATCTCAGATAACGGAAACTACATTTTAGATTGCCCGTTCCCACAAATCGATCGCCCAGCTGAATTAGAACGTACGCTGAACATGATTCCAGGCGTTGTTGAAAACGGTTTGTTCGTTGAAATGGCGGACGTGGTGATTACGGTGGATGAACATCAGCAGGTGAAGGTTACGACGGTATAA